From a single Candidatus Methanoperedens sp. genomic region:
- a CDS encoding bifunctional DNA primase/polymerase, whose translation MSEVEIITAAEKYTQRGRVVHPLSSPKDPGNSPGKKPLIKGWQKLTKTPENIEDYIKKGCNIGGVCGKVSNITVVDFDHELFREDLLKDFELDTLMASRTPGRGHIYFEYNEKIPSQKHHLLGIEILSDGSNVVLPPSLHASGDVYKWNDPEKKIIKMPAKFVENMKALFAREKQLNSLINKCRPCFKRYWKDDTKIRHGSTARLFLGAFCSELFNKGADLDMIKMFAKIIYREDYNENKTETEFKGWTEKKYKPWTCEKIKEQCPGFAACETCKDKKRSGTNNNGATYSQASALIGYIASDDCELFHDDRQDPYARIKLNGKSQITPVQARQFRRWITRLFYDDTGTAPGGDAISSALNVIEAKACHKGKEYKLHNRIAGYNGSFWYDMGGGVAVKIDEKGWEIVKNPPILFKWHTHQKAQPLSDIVPYQDCFKCNKGVCKTQQVKKILDFVNLSDEKEQLLFIVYLISCFIPNIPHPIPVLYGDKGSAKSTVFKVLKEIIDPSVLRILTFPKDNQELVQKLDHHHFAPFDNVTTLSDWQSDALCRACSGEGFSKRAHYTNDEDVLFDYQRCIGLNGVNIVASKADLLDRCILFRFERIPKDRRKPEEALWRGFDDVKGEILAGIFTILARAIALRPTIHLDELPRMADFMIWGCAISEAIGDGWRLFYDAYSANIQSQNKEAIDASPVGELILKFMEDKTSWEGRAAELLASLEELATLLRVNIKARSFPKAANTLTRRINEIKTNLLEEGIKFDVRKDAKCNVLFLLKVSGNTSTTSIPPVSQSAEDEKAGDIKKQTSINLQSRLQTGDTSQISGGISPAGISIPNHDAVVQAGDVGDAGGISRKTLGDASAIESPKTDKKSSELTELLIRARSVYEHDKGVVNSSNIGIFSFWMCEMYHPTWKNNGESGEYTPTAIKGIAAKLFKLTPEPGSVSA comes from the coding sequence ATGAGTGAAGTTGAGATCATAACTGCTGCCGAAAAATACACGCAAAGAGGACGCGTAGTCCATCCACTCAGCAGCCCAAAGGATCCGGGTAATAGCCCAGGAAAAAAACCATTAATTAAAGGATGGCAAAAACTGACTAAAACACCGGAAAATATTGAAGATTACATTAAAAAAGGCTGTAATATTGGAGGTGTGTGTGGAAAGGTCAGTAATATTACTGTTGTCGATTTTGACCATGAACTTTTCAGGGAGGACCTGCTTAAAGACTTTGAGCTTGATACTTTGATGGCCAGCAGGACTCCGGGGCGGGGGCATATTTATTTTGAGTACAACGAGAAGATCCCTTCTCAGAAACATCATCTCCTCGGAATCGAGATACTTTCGGATGGGAGTAATGTAGTACTGCCTCCGTCTTTACACGCATCTGGTGATGTGTACAAATGGAACGATCCTGAAAAGAAGATCATTAAGATGCCTGCCAAGTTCGTTGAGAACATGAAGGCTTTGTTTGCCAGGGAAAAACAGCTTAATTCTCTTATCAACAAATGCAGGCCTTGTTTTAAGCGATATTGGAAAGATGATACGAAAATACGGCATGGATCGACAGCCAGGCTATTTTTAGGGGCGTTTTGTTCTGAGTTGTTTAACAAAGGTGCGGACCTTGACATGATCAAGATGTTTGCGAAAATAATCTATCGCGAGGATTACAACGAGAATAAAACCGAGACTGAGTTCAAAGGCTGGACTGAAAAGAAATATAAACCCTGGACCTGTGAGAAAATTAAAGAGCAGTGCCCAGGGTTTGCTGCCTGCGAGACGTGTAAGGATAAAAAAAGAAGTGGAACTAACAATAATGGCGCCACATATTCTCAGGCCAGCGCACTTATTGGCTATATTGCATCTGATGATTGCGAGCTTTTTCATGACGATAGACAGGACCCTTACGCGAGGATTAAGCTGAATGGAAAAAGCCAGATTACCCCTGTCCAGGCAAGGCAGTTCAGGCGATGGATTACACGTCTGTTTTATGACGACACCGGCACCGCTCCTGGAGGGGACGCGATCAGCAGCGCATTGAATGTTATCGAGGCTAAAGCCTGTCATAAAGGCAAGGAATATAAGCTTCATAACAGGATTGCTGGCTACAACGGGAGCTTTTGGTATGATATGGGGGGCGGGGTTGCTGTAAAAATAGATGAAAAAGGCTGGGAGATTGTTAAGAACCCGCCGATATTGTTTAAATGGCACACACACCAGAAAGCACAACCCCTTTCTGATATTGTACCATACCAGGATTGTTTTAAATGTAATAAAGGGGTGTGCAAAACACAACAGGTTAAAAAAATCTTAGATTTTGTTAATCTGAGCGATGAGAAAGAGCAATTGTTGTTCATAGTCTATCTGATTTCGTGTTTTATACCGAACATTCCCCATCCGATCCCTGTCCTGTATGGTGATAAAGGAAGTGCGAAGAGTACAGTTTTCAAAGTCCTCAAAGAAATAATCGACCCCAGCGTCCTTCGGATTTTGACGTTTCCTAAAGATAATCAGGAATTGGTGCAGAAATTAGACCATCACCACTTTGCACCTTTTGATAACGTAACCACACTGAGCGACTGGCAATCCGATGCTTTATGTCGAGCATGTTCAGGAGAAGGGTTCAGTAAGAGGGCGCACTATACGAATGATGAGGACGTTCTCTTCGATTATCAGAGATGTATAGGCCTCAATGGGGTGAATATTGTAGCCTCAAAAGCTGACCTGTTAGATCGATGTATTCTATTCCGGTTCGAGAGGATACCGAAGGACCGGCGCAAGCCAGAAGAGGCACTCTGGAGGGGGTTCGATGATGTAAAGGGTGAGATTCTCGCAGGCATATTCACAATCTTAGCCAGGGCGATTGCACTAAGACCGACTATACACCTTGATGAACTGCCGCGTATGGCTGATTTCATGATTTGGGGGTGCGCCATATCCGAGGCTATTGGTGATGGCTGGAGATTATTCTATGATGCATACAGCGCGAACATCCAGTCTCAAAATAAAGAGGCGATAGATGCAAGCCCGGTAGGTGAGCTGATCCTAAAATTCATGGAGGACAAGACTTCATGGGAGGGCAGGGCAGCCGAGTTGTTGGCAAGCCTTGAGGAGCTGGCTACGCTCCTCCGAGTTAATATTAAAGCTCGGAGTTTTCCGAAGGCTGCGAATACCCTAACAAGGCGCATAAACGAAATCAAAACAAATCTTTTAGAAGAGGGAATTAAGTTTGACGTTAGAAAAGACGCTAAATGTAATGTTCTCTTTCTCTTGAAAGTTTCGGGAAATACCTCCACAACCTCCATACCTCCAGTATCACAATCGGCAGAAGATGAAAAGGCTGGAGATATAAAAAAACAAACCTCCATCAACCTCCAGAGCCGACTTCAAACTGGAGATACAAGCCAAATTTCTGGAGGTATATCTCCAGCCGGTATCTCCATTCCAAACCATGATGCTGTGGTACAGGCTGGAGATGTTGGAGATGCTGGAGGTATTTCCCGAAAGACTTTAGGGGACGCCTCGGCCATAGAGTCACCAAAAACGGACAAAAAAAGCTCCGAACTTACGGAACTTCTTATCCGCGCAAGGTCAGTTTACGAGCATGACAAAGGCGTTGTAAATAGTTCCAATATCGGTATTTTTTCCTTTTGGATGTGTGAAATGTATCATCCAACCTGGAAGAACAACGGCGAATCGGGCGAATACACACCGACAGCAATCAAAGGGATAGCAGCTAAGTTATTCAAATTAACTCCGGAACCGGGGAGTGTGAGCGCATGA